From Strix aluco isolate bStrAlu1 chromosome 5, bStrAlu1.hap1, whole genome shotgun sequence:
TGGCTACTTTTTAGTTTGCCTGAGCCCAGATTGTAGTGGTTCTCTTGGCAATGGGTGTTTCTGCTGTTCATCTGAGATAAACCTTGTTCTCCTTTCTCCTAGTTTTAAATCTGTCTGGTAAGGAACAGTTTGCACTGTGACACTGATTTACCTAGGCTAAACTGCTGAGAAGCTGTTTGGACAAAGTATTCTAAGTGGACAGGTCTTCCTTGTGTCACAGGAAAGCGCCTGGTAGTTTAAATAGGCATAAtcctttctgtgcttcttttaaccattttttttttttttgtactgtaaGTCTCTGCATAGAGTGGAAGAGCTGTCCTGGGTCTTGAGCCCCGGGGCAATGCTGTCAATTAAAAGACTCAGCTGACGTCTGTGGAGCTAAATCAAGACCCATGTGCAACACTTGCTGAAAGCAACATCCTTGCAGGCTGAGGTGATATTGTTCAGTTTAATAGAATAATAATTCACATTCTTTGCTATATCTGTAGTTCTTCTATACTGCAGGTATCAGTTTGCCACTTAGTTCTTGCTGACTGTGTTTTCTAAATGTCCTTACACTTTATTTTTTGGTAGTTTTCTTGTAAAATTCATTTTTGATTCTCTAACCCCTGCTTATTACACGTGAAAGAACCTGCCAACCATTTATGTCCTTTTATGTGATTTTCTTGTTGAAGTGTTCTGGCTTATCCTGTTCTGACTTTCAGATTCTGTATGTTCTACATGAGTGGTTTTCAACTTCCTTGGGTTTTTGGGGCCCAGAATTATTCTGGTGGGGTTACAGGATCCTGTACAGCAAATTTAAGTACACCTGACaacaggcttttttaaaaaaatgtatttatttaccttttcagATCCCTTAAAGGTAGTTCAGAGGGCTCACATAAGGACACTACTGTTTGAAAGCCTCTTTCTGAATAGTGACACTCATGTTAATCAGTATAACATCATTACTTTTCATTATATGCATTATTGTTTATTAGCTCCTACGTTTAGTTTCTCTTAACGTTCCCTATAAACTAATTTTCTTAAAACCTATTACCATTTCTATTGCACTAAGATcttgaaatatcttttaaaatttcattttcttctcactgccTCCCTTTTATCTCTAGGCTGGTCATTCATTACAAATGTGGTGCTTACATTCAGCACTCGAGAAAGATGAAGCTTTGGCAGTGTAACAGCCACTTGTTTCTTTCCAAACCAGACCCAGCACAGTTACCCTACTGCCTGCCTTCAGCACTCTTCCCCTCTTTTCACTTCCAGGAAGTCAATCCCATTCTTACTAACATGACAGATTGGTCCtcataccctttttttttttttttcctttggtcactCTGGCAAGCCTGCCAAACACTACTAATTAGCAGTTGTTAGATTTGGGCTCCGGTCCTCTGAGATGTTCCATACAAATGGACTCAAAGTGATTTCTGTGTATGCTGTGGGTGCGGGAGTTCAGCCATCTGCAATATATGGTAGAGGGTGGCTTTTATAGCTGCATTTCCGCTATGATGTAGAACCAGTAGTTCATTTCATATAGGTCTTTAAATGCTTCTTAAATGATCTGAAATTTAGATAATATTCTCTTGAGCAAGATTTGAACTGTAACATTTTGGCTGTCCTTGAATATCTGATTGTCTCAAAAAAATGTGTAATcagaacagcattttttcttACTGGAACCTACTATCCTTAGTTTAAGAGTCCACTAGTATCACATGCCAGGAATTCAAAGGGCAATTTCTGCCCATGAAATGGATGCAATCAGGAGGCTTGTTTTATGAGGGTATGTTGAATGTCACTAAATGACTATAGACTGGTTTGAAATATTCATGTGAAAAGGGTGCAGCAGGGcaaaatgaaggagaaataacAATGCAGGGTGATATGCCAACCTTTAGTAAGATCAGGGCATCCTTTTTGAGCTGGGGGAGGCAGAAAATGTAAGAGCATTGTAGCAGGTCTTAAACCAATGTCATGTGATGCATACCTGGgcaatgaaattatttaaaatgcctGTATAATTGTTTAGGGCTATTGCACTGACAAGTAGGCTCCTAAAGGTACCAGATCTGTGACTGAGGCCAGCACTTTGCTGGCACCATTGTACAGTCACTTGAATCCACACATTATTATAGGCACTCCAGAAAGCATGAGACTTCCATCAAAGGAGGTCCTGTTGCTTCAGCTATGAGCTCCTCACTAGGGAATGACCACCTTGGGGCCATGCTGTAACACGTCCTTCTTTAAGGATGTCTTTTCCTATAACTGCAATGCCATTTATAGGGCGCAATCTATCTTTTCCCATCTCCATGGAGTCAGGAATGTTGTGAACCAAAGCTCCTTATATTGGAGAAATGAGCTTGATTATTTTTCAGATCCATCAGCAACCTTAGTAATCCATTATAAATACAGATGGAGGAGTCTTGGCAGTAGAATGTAGGTGCTAGTTTAAGACCTAAGAAAAGATGTAGATGCAAAAGGTGGGattcatttaattaaatgtatATGTCTGAATGTATACATCTGTGTCTGTGCTGGCCACCCCAGGTcctctgtagtcagtggagagaaactgACAACTCTGGGGTCTTTTAAAAGAAGACTTTTAAAGAagtagacttttaaaataaagacaaataccACCAAAGGAGCCAGATTTGACATTGCATATGTTTAGGAGGCAAGCTGCAGAATAAATGGGTGTTAATGGTTGCAAATCATGGGCATGCTGTGTGCTTTTAATTTAGAGCAGCTACAGGACCTCCAGTTTATGGAAACTCCACAGTCACTTCTGCACAGTGCACAATATCTGGACTGTGCTCCTCGTGTTCTTGTGAGGTATTGCAGAAAAATTGACACATTTTAACACCCCAGATTAACCCCTCTGGGGTGCAGATGTTCAGACGTGGTGAGGCTGCCCCTGGGTTGTGAGAGAGATTGTCAGTGAAACAATATAAGTGGAATTACATGAAGGCTAGATTAGGTATAGGCATCCAGTTGCTTCAGTCATTTTCCACGCTGTCCTTGGCCCAGCTGCTCATTTTCAGCAGGTCTTCAGTTGTTTTCCAATCCATTCCTGAATGAGTGTTCATGAAAGGCTTGCTTGCACAGCAGCCTAGGTCAAAAGCTGAGGAAGACAGCTAGACTAGAACTTGTAAAAGCTCTTGAGACATTTTGTTCCCAGTTTGGGATTTGGgttgttcttttttcctctgatttgTGGAATCTTTCATGCCCTTTTAAGAAAAGGATTCTGAGGTTAGGTATACAGTTGGAATTACAGTTGGAGTACTggtgttttcctctttgttcagTCATTGATGAGAGCCACTCTTCTTATTAATATTCACACATTTCTTTCCTATTAATATTCATGCTTACTTCTACACtagaatttattaaaaatgtgcattttggaAACTGCTTTCAAGCTAAGAATTGACAGAACATCTATTACTTTGCTTACTTCTTCCATTTGTGTTCTCTAGGCAACAAGAAGAAGTGCTTATGCAGGCTAGATTACAATGTGTCAGTTATGtatgcatgcacatatatatttataaaatagataTATACTGTATGCATAAATTGCATAAGTAGTGTTAGTGCTTCCATTTGCAGATCTCAAGGCACTTTCCTGATGAGTCTAAACATTTTAACCTCTTTCTTAGGTGTGGGGAAGCTGAGGTAGAAAGGGGATGTGGCTTGTTTAAAACCATATTAACAGCTCAGCACGAAAGGGAATCTATGCCTTTGATTTCCAATACAGTGCTCCATTGGTGGGGAGAGATATCCATCTTATCTATGTAacttacttttcttaaaaaaacccttccttttcCTGGAAATTCTAACTCAATTGTTAAACTTTAAAAACCTAATTTTgctagtattttaaaaagaagaaaaaaaaatatgtttgtaaagTGTGAAAACCCAATCCTGTTAGTACTTAGGGCAAACTTGGTCTACAGCGATAGGATCAGGTCTCTGTTTACAGGCCAAAGTTTGAAGAAACAGTAAGTTTGGGTTTAAGACTCCTACTACCAAACAAAATAGGCTGTGACATGGGACATGATGACACTGATCCAGGATGAACTCACTCTTCCAGTTCAAATATGTAAAACACCCATAATCCGGTGTTAACTTTTTACTGGCAGGCTTTGTATGAGATCAGTTACTGTCTGTCTGCACCACTCTAATTTTATGCTAGACAAGTAGCATCTGTCTTTCTGCAGCCAGCATAAAGCCAGCATAAAACTGACATAATCTATGCATCAGGTCCTCCAGTTAATTTGACAGAGAAACAATGCTGTGACCGCATCTGATCTGAATCGGTTTTGTCCTGCTGTCTAACCAGTAGTGCAGAGATCTTGCACGAACGGTGATGGAAGCGTGGCCTTAGCTCAACGCCCCGGTCCCGCTGCTGTTTCACACCCGGGTTCCCTTGCCCGTTCCCACGGGCATTCACcggggacagggaagggacagggtgGCTCTTCCTTCGCGGTTTCCCGGGATGGCAGGGGAACACTTGAGGCTGTCCTCCCGCTCCCGCAGTGTACTGGGCTGCATCTCCCCTTCTGTTTTTCACCAGCACCGCCGCTAACGTGTGGCCATCGCTGCGACACGCTGAGGGAAACCGAGAGGCGCTAAACCCGCACCACGGCTGGCCAGCCCCGCTCCGCTGCCAGGAGCGCAGGGAGGAAGACAGGGGAGGTTCAGGGAGGGGGACGGGGGAGGTTTCGGGAGCGGCCCCGCACACGCAGCACCGCGGCAGCGACCACCAGACGCGACACCGCGGTGTGGGGCGCAGCGGGCTCCGGCTGCACCCACCGCTCCGGGTGTCCCTGCCCGTGCCCCCGCCGCTTAACGCCGCCGGCCCTCTTCCCCGGCGGCGATGCCAGACCTGAGGACGCTGTCATCTTGAAGGGCGCAGGGGAGGGACCGTGCGGCAgggaggcggcggtgccggcTCCCCGGGAAGAGGCGGGcgccagcagcagcatctccccggCAGCCGCCGCACGAAGGCGCgctcccggccgccccccccctcGCCGCCCCGGCCTCCAGCGCGCCACCGCCTCCCCGGGACAGCGGGGggctcgcccgcccgccccagGGGCCGCCGCAGGGCCGGGGAAGGCGAGCGCGGCCTCGCCGCCTCCCGGGCGGCCGCGGAGGGAGGgcgggagagagggaggggggcgggcggggagggggggcgcggcgcggctgcggcggggcggcccgCCCCCGCGCTCGGCGGCGGCTGCCGcaggcggccccggcccccaTCGCCGTcgccatccccatccccatccctatcCATCGCCAggccggcggcggcggtgccggtgccgcccctcggccgcggccgcgcccgccccccGGAGCCTCGGCGGCGCGGCAGTGCCGGCGGGGCTATGGCCgcggaggaggtgctgcagggcgCGGACCATTACAAGAGCGAGATCGAGCGGCTCACCCGGGAGCTCTCCGAGACGACCCACGAGAAGATCCAGGCGGCGGAGTATgggctggtggtgctggaggAGAAGCTCACCCTCAAGCAGCAGTACGACGAGCTGGAGGCGGAGTATGACGGCCTcaagcaggagctggagcagctgaagGAGGTGAGCCAGCCCTGGCTTTTGTCTCGCCCCGCGCCTCGCAGGGGCGCGCAGCCCCGCCGGGTGCGGGGAGGTGCGGGGGCGCCCCACGCGTGTCCTTCCCCGGCGCCCCGGGCCAGCCCCCTGCAGGCGGGCGAGCAGAGATCTGCGGGCCCTGGAGCGGCTGCGGGGATccgtggggtggggaggaggggttTCCCGGGGCCGGAGGATCAGCCGGGACCgcggagctgaaggacggatgacaCGAGATTGCAGCCCCCCCGCCCTGGGAGATTTCCCTGGAGCCGGGGCCGCGCTCCAGCCGCTGCCGCCGGGAGCCACAACTTCTGGGAACAGGCGTCTGCCGCGGTGGAGGGTGCCGCTAGTCGTACCTGCATCGTCCGGGGCTGGTTTTTTAGGCAGAGGAAACTGAACAGCCCATAGGATGAGAGCTGAGCAAACCTAGTATATAGGGACCCGGAATCCATGTAAACAGTCGCCTGCAGTGCGTGAGGAGGGAGACAGTTCCTTTTGAAGTTATTTATAGACCTGCTTTATTCTGCCAGGGAGGGGAATCGCTGCcattaaggggggggggggtgtgggtgaaGTGGCCATACTATAGTCTCGAGGTCACCCCCCCATCAGTGGAAATTAAACTTCTGCgtcatgctgaaaagataaaaTAGTTGATTGGAGAGGTGGTTTTGGTTTatctttcaaatgtgtttttgtCACATCCAAAGTATAAAGTAGGTGAGTGCTACACCCTACCTCCTTTCAGCTTTGCTAAACATGACTCTGAAAAATCAGCACTCCTCCTATGTTCATCATTAAGGGAAGTAACTTGAGATTGATACAGTGCACATACACGGGAGCTACAGGAGgggtgtgtgtacacacatatgCAGAGCTCATGTCTctccattttatggtatttttgtACTATCTTAGAATGTAACTAATTACATATTTTCTAAAGAGAAGATAAAGTAGCAAACAGCTAATCTCCCAAATTTAAAAGGTATCTTTTTGTTCTACAGAAATATATTGCTATATATGATGTGCAGAAATTCTGTTCAGTTAGAAATCATGAACATACTCCATATTGAGGGAAGCCACTTAATAAACTCAgattatatatgcatatatccTTTTAGAATATTAATTGATGcacttttagaagtatttttaataaaataaaggttTCATTTTACTTGCAGGTAAATGAGTTATGCTACAGACTTGGTTCAGTGTCCGGAAGAGttgaaaaaattatattttcaataaGAAGaataaagctgtttttcagaaaaacCTACTGATCTCCTTAAACTTGATCtctgcctccccacccccccctgAGCCTATGCAGTAGGCTCAGGACTTTGAAACCAGTAATCACGAATTGAGGGATAGAGACACATAACTTGCACTGGCATGAGGGCAGTGCTATTTGAAATGACCTAGCAGTAATAGAGGAACAGAAATAAGTGGGAAAAGTACAGTGCAATttctaggcaaaaaaaaaaaaaaaaaaaaaaaaaaaagaggcagagctgcagctaGCTGTTATCCCATCATAATAACATACAAAAGAAGACTGATCAGAAACCAGGATGACACATGGGTGCATATGGCCACAGATAGAAGGGATAGTGCAAGGAACTGAGTTGAAATTATTAAGCTAGAGGGACTGGTCAACATGATTAACTGAAATCAAAGATGGGCACAAATTCTGTTTACCTCCccttgaagtcaatgggattGCATGCTCTGCAGCCCAGAATGTCTCCCGTGGGGCCATGCCTTCATGCTGTGCCAACCACAGCATGGACAGAGGATATCCacggagagaggaagaggagaaatccTCTATCTTGCCTGATGCCAAGCAAGAGCGGAGCCTCTCCAGTTTCCAGTCCAGGCCCAGGGCTCTCAATTCCAGAGCTGTCCTTAGCTGCAGGTAGGGCATTTCCATCCCCCACCTAGactgcaagagattttttttcttgcttctaacCTTTATAGAAGAATCCACACTGATTCTTACTGTACATACAATCCTGCAAAGCAGAATTTGCTCATGTCCCTTCCTGTTGCTGTAATTTGTTTTCTAGCTTCTCTCCATCATGACTGTTCCCTGAGCGCAGATTGGAGTCATAACTGTGAGACATAAGCAAACAGTGCCTCTGACGACACCAGTGAGGCAGAATTCAGGTGGTTCAGGCAAACTGTCTTGTGTAGACTTGGGGGCATAGGTTTTGGGGGTGTAGGGTTCTGTCTGAAAGCTCTCAAAGTGGCAAAAGTCCAAAGACAGCTTTTTTATTAAGGCTCTGACCAAAATGTGTGGAGGAGGGTCTTTGTGTGTCATCTCCAGCAGGCCCTACAGAGGATGTGCTGGACAATGGCCTGGGTGGGGTCTCAGTGGCAGGACATCAAAACGCCGTGACCGACTAACAGGAGCTAGGAAGGCTCTCATAATGTCAGCAGGGATCTGTGCTTCTGCTCTCACCTCGCTTCATCTGCAGCCTCTCTGAAGCTGTGTTGACTATGAACAGAATTTATATACACAATAGAAATATAGGATATTAGGTATAGAAATTAGGCCTCAggtttgcactgaaaaaaatagtttatccATTCATGAGGAAGAGTAGGTGCAAGAGTGTGGGCAGGATTATGCTTAGGACTATTGTCTCTGAGGGCCTTCTCTGAACAGATTCAATTACTGGCGTCAAATTTTATTGAgtcaaatcttcattttttaactgtttcattaTTAAATTCTTGTGTTCTGTTGTTAGGAGTTCATTGTATTTATTGCTCAGCAAACGGAGCTGCCCATCTTTAATTGCTCAGCCATGGCTTAGCAGTCTAGGATCTGAAGTCTTCTCCCACACTCCTTGGCAATTCAGAACTCCAGTGAACTTCAGCAGGGCCTTCTCCATATAGACTGCAATACAGATACAGAGTCTCAGCTATATGATAATTTCCATTGTTGGAGAGTGAGATGAGAAAGTAAGGCCATTATAGGATGTTGAAGTAAAAGCCAATTGCAATACattacattaaatattaataCTTGTATACAGGATGTATGCTATCCTCCATGCAATATGAATTGTTTTAGTAACCTCTGATGTTTCTGGTGCTGTATTCAGAGGTCTCTGCTTTAGCCTAAGGCTTTGGTGTTTTGGGCCATGAGATTGATGTACGTTACAAAAACTTTGAAGTTTTAATCAGTGACCTAATAAGGACTTCTTCAAATGAGAGCAGTTATCACACATGTAAGCTGTCCAGGAAAGACTCAAGACATCTATCAGCTACCAACCTTACGTTTTCAAAAATGAACTGAATGGTAGGAAGGAGAAAAGGTATACTCTGTT
This genomic window contains:
- the BICD1 gene encoding protein bicaudal D homolog 1 isoform X8, whose translation is MAAEEVLQGADHYKSEIERLTRELSETTHEKIQAAEYGLVVLEEKLTLKQQYDELEAEYDGLKQELEQLKEVNELCYRLGSVSGRVEKIIFSIRRIKLFFRKTY